In Betaproteobacteria bacterium, the DNA window ATCTTTTCTTCTGGCTGGTGAGCGGCGCCGGCATCGTGACGCTGCTCTTCGCCGCCGCGGTCGCCATTTTTCAACATGACCTGAAGGGGCTACTCGCCTATTCCACCATCAGCCATCTCGGGCTCGTCATGTTCCTGATCGGCCTCGAATCCCCGCTCGCTGCCGTCGCCGCAGTCTTCCACATCGTCAACCATGCGACTTTCAAGGCCTCGCTCTTCATGGCCGCCGGCATCATCGATCACGAGACCGGCAGCCGCGACATGCGCAAGCTGAACGGCCTGTTCAAATACATGCCGATCACCGCCACGCTGGCGATGGTCGCAGCATCGGCCATGGCCGGCGTGCCGCTGCTCAACGGATTCCTCTCGAAGGAGATGTTCTTTGGCGAAGCCGCAGGGTTGTCCGCGGAAACGCCGCTGTGGTGGCTGTTTCCGGTCGTCGCCACGCTGGCCGGTGCCTGCAGCGTCGCCTACAGCGTGCGCTTCATTCACGACGTGTTCTTCAACGGCGAGCCGGTAGGACTCGCCAAGGAACCGCATGAACCGCCGCGCTGGATGCGCGTGCCGGTGGAACTGCTGGTCGCAACCTGCCTCGTGGTGGGACTGATCCCCGGGCAGATCATGACGCCGATTCTCACCGTCGCCGCGCAGGCGGTGCTCGGCGCCCCGCCGCCAGCCTTCAGCCTTGCCATCTGGCACGGTCTCAACGCTCCCCTCGTGATGAGCATCATCGCACTCAGCCTCGGTTCTGCGATGTACTTCGCCCTGCAGCGCGGATACAACCTGCATCGCATCGCCGAGGGTAGCGCCATCGGCCGGCGTGTCTTCAATGCGCTTATCGTGCGCCTCATCACCTTCTCGCGCGAGCTCACGAGTGCACTGGCGAACGGCTCGCTGCAACGCTACCTCGTGTATTTTCTCGTCGTCGCCCTCGGCGCAGGCATGCTGCCCTTCGTGCGCCACGGCTATCAGACGGCGACCGAGGCGACGGCCCCGCTGCACGGTGCGTTCGTCGTGATCTGGCTGCTCCTCGTCGCCTCGACGCTCGCGACCGTGGCGTTTCAACGCGAGCGGTTCGTCGCGCTCATCACGCTGGGCATCGCCGGTCTCGCATCTGCCCTCGCATTCACCAGCCTGTCGGCACCGGATCTCGCCCTGACGCAGCTCTCGGTCGAAGTCGTCTCGGTCATCCTGATGCTGCTCGCCCTCTACCTCCTGCCGCAGGATTCGCCGCGCGAAGCCTCACCCCTGCGGCATGGACGCGACCTCGCGATCGCCTTGGCGGCGGGCGGCGGGATCGCCGCACTGGTCTACGCAGTGTTGGCCCGTCCGCTGCAGACGCTGTCCTGGTTCTACCTCGATCAATCGGTGCCTGGCGGCGGCGGCACCAATGTCGTGAATGTGATCCTGGTCGACTTCCGCGGCTTCGATACGTTCGGCGAGATCACGGTGCTCGCGATCGCGTCGGTCGTCGTCTACGCTCTGCTGCGGACGCTGCGCACGGACGTGCCGGCGACCGGTGCGTTGCCGGCCGACGAGGATCGGCATCCGCTCATGTTGCGCGTGGCAAGCCGCGCCGTACTTCCGTTCGCGCTGCTCGTCGCCGTGTACCTTTTCCTGCGCGGCCACAATCGGCCGGGGGGCGGGTTCGTGGCCGGGCTGGTGACCGCCGTTGCACTCACTGTGCAATATCTCGCGAGCGGCATCGCCCGGACCGAGCACCGGCTCAATATCCGCTTCTACCGCGTTGCCGGCGTCGGCCTGCTGACGGCGGGGGTGACCGGCATCGGCAGCCTTTTCTTCGGCGCTCCTTTCCTCACCAGCGCGCATGGCCATCCGCGCGTGCCGCTGCTCGGCGAGATACCGCTCGCCAGCGCGGCGCTGTTCGATCTGGGCGTCTTCCTGACCGTGGTCGGCGCAATGGTGCTGAGTCTCACGGCCCTGTCCCACGTGAACCGCTTCCGCGCGAGTCAGCCTTGACGCTGCTCTTCGCCAGTGCCATCGGCATCCTGGTCGCGGGAGGCGTCTACCTGCTGCTCAGACCCCGCACCTTCACGGTCATGATCGGCCTGGCTCTTCTCTCCTATGCCGTCAACCTGTTCCTGTTCGCCATGGGACGCCTCGTGTCGCTGCAGCCGCCGCTCATCAGCGCATCGGCCGCGGGTTATGCGGACCCGCTGCCGCAGGCCCTCGTGCTGACCGCGATCGTCATCAACCTCGGCATGACAGCGCTGCTCCTCGCCCTTGCCGTGCGCGCCCGCCTGGCTACAGGCAGCGATCACGTCGACGGCGTCGAGCCGGAGGAGACAGCGGCACGGGAGCAGCCGTCGTCATGAGCCATCTGATCGTGCTGCCGATCCTGCTGCCGCTTGCCTTCGCGGCGACCCTTCTGCTCGTCCCGGCGAACCAGGCGGGCATCGCGCGGACCCTCGGATTCCTCTCCTGCGCCGCTCTCGTCGGCGTTGCGCTGGCACTCTTCCACATGGCTGCCGGCGGCCTCTACACCGTCTATCCCCTCGGCAACTGGCCCGCGCCCTTCGGCATCGTGCTCGTCCTCGACCGGCTTGCCGCGAGCATGCTGCTGCTCACGTCGCTCGTCGCGCTCGCCGCCTTTCTCTATGCGCTGCGCGGCTGGGACGACCGCGGCCCGCACTTCGGCGCGCTCTTTCAGTTCCAGCTGATGGGCGTGAACGGCGCCTTCCTCACCGGCGACATCTTCAACCTCTTCGTCTTCTTCGAGGTGCTGCTGATCGCCTCCTACGGTCTTCTGCTGCACGGCGGCGGTCACAAGCGCCTGCGCGCCGGCATCCACTACGTCGTCCTCAATCTCGCAGGCTCGGCGCTATTCCTGATCGCGCTCGGCCTGCTCTACAGCGTCACCGGGACGCTCAATCTCGCCGACTTGCAGTTGCGCTATGCGGCGGTCAGCGCCAGCGACCGCGCGCTCGCGGAGACCGCAGCGCTGTTGCTGCTCGTCGTCTTCTCCCTGAAAGCTGCCGCCTTCCCGCTCGGTTTCTGGTTGTCCCGTGCATATGGTGCCGCGTCGGCCCCGGTTGCGGCATTGTTCGCGATCATGACCAAGATCGGCATCTATGCCATCCTGCGCGTGCATCTCTCGACCTTCGGCAGCGCTTCGCCTGCGCTCGACGCCTGGGCGGAACTGCTGCTTCCGGCAGCCCTCTTCACCATCGCGCTTGGCACCTTCGGCGCGCTCGCGGCACGGCGCCTGGCGGAACTCGCGAGCTATCTCACCATCGCATCGGTCGGCACACTGCTGGTGATGGTCGCTCTCGCCACGTCCGACAGCATCGCCGCAGGGCTGTACTATCTGGTGCACAGCACTTTCGTCACCGCCGCCCTCTTCCTCCTCGCCGAAGTTGTCGGCGAGCAGCGCGGTGAGCGTCACGATGCGCTGGATCCCGGACCGCAGGTCGTGCAGCCGACGCTGCTAGGATCGATGTTTCTCGTTGCGGCCATGGCGGCGGCCGGGTTGCCGCCTCTTTCCGGCTTCCTCGGCAAGACCAACGTGCTGCTTGCCGCGGCCGATGCGCCCGCAGCCGTGTGGATCTGGGTCGTGATTCTCGGTGGCAGCGCGGCGGCGTTGCTGGCGCTCGTGCGCGCAGGCAGCGTGCTGTTCTGGAAGGTCGATCCACCATTGGCGACCGCCGTGCCCGCAGGTACGGCTTTTCTGCGGCTGTTTGCCATGGTCATCCTGCTCGCACCGCTCGCTTCGCTCGCCGTGTTTGCGCAGTTCGCCTGGACGCAGGCCACCGCCACGGCCGAGCAGATCACGCACCCGGCCCGTTACCGCGAGGCCGTGCTCGGCACCGGCTACGCCGGCGATGCGGTGCGGCCCTACCGCATCTCGACCCAGCGGAGCGATGGCGAATGAGGTGGCAGCGCAGGCACGTGCTTGTGTTCAGCCTCTTCGTGTTCTGGCTGCTGCTCGCGGGCGACTTCTCCGCCGGCAACCTCGTGCTTGGCGCAGTGCTTGCCCTTGGCATCGAGCGCTACGCCCGTTCGTTCAATCCGGCGCCGATGCGCCGGGTCCGTCTGGGGGGTGTACCACATCTTGTCGCCATCGTCCTGTGGGACGTCGTCGTGGCCAATGTTCAGGTCGCGCGGCGTTCACTGGGACCCCTCGCGGGACTGCAGACTTGCTGGGTCGTCGTCCCGCTCGATCTCACCGACCGCACGGCGATCGCCCTGCTGGGCGCGATCATCACGACCACGCCGGGCACCGTCACTGCGTCGCTCAGCCCCGACCAAAGTCACTTCCTCGTACACGGACTCGTCGTCGAGGATGCGCAGCGACTGGTGCGGTCGATCAAACTGCGCTACGAGCGCCCGCTCAAGGAGATTTTCGAATGTTGAGCTTCGCCGTGAGCTTTGCGGTGGGGACGACCTCCCTCGCGCTGGCCATCGCCCTGTGGCGACTGTTGCGCGGCCCGGACGCCCCGGACCGGATCCTCGCGCTCGACACGCTCTACATCGACGCGATGGCCCTGCTGCTCGCCATGGGGATCGGCGTCGGTCATGACGTGGGTTACACCGGCGCTCTGCTGATCGCACTCATGGGATTCGTGAGCACGGTGGCGCTGGCAAGGTATCTGGCGAGCGGCGACATCATCGATTGACGGATGACAAAGTGATGGAGTTCCTCGTATCCTGCCTGCTGTTGGTCGGCGGAGCGTTCACGCTGATCGGAAGCATCGGTCTCGTGCGCTTTCCGGACTTCTACTCGCGGTTGCACGGGCCGTCGAAAGCGACAACGCTCGGCGTCGGTGCCATACTCATTGCATCCCTCATCTACTTCAATGCTCACGGCGAGTTCGGGCTGAAGGAACTGCTCATCACCTTCTTCGTGTTCCTCACCGCCCCGGTCAGTGCTCATCTCCTCTGCAAGGCAGCGCTCAAGCTTCGGTTAAAATCGACGCCGCCACCGCCAACGTCCGGCGCCCTGGCACCTTCACAGGAAGACACTTCGCTCCCATGACCGAATCCGAAGCGCTCGCGCGGCTCGCCGCCTGCTACGGCATCCTGCCCGCCTATTTCGACGTGGCGGGGCACGAGCACCACGCCTCCGACACCACCCGGCGCGGCCTGCTCGCCGCCATGGGTGTGGCAGCTGAAGGCGATGCCGCCATTCGCGAATCGCTGCGTGCCTGGACTGCACGACAATGGCAACGCGTGCTGCCGCCTGCCGTGGTGCTGCGTGATCGAGGCGAACCGCTGCAGTTGTTTCTGCGGCTCCCGGCGCGCCTCTTCGATTCCGAGATCACCTGGCGCATCGTCATGGAGGAGGGCGCGCAACACGAAGGGCAAGCGATCGCGCGTGAACTGCGCCTCATCGAACACGTGGACGACGAAAGCGGCGTCTTCGAGATACGCGCCCTGGTGCTGCCGTCGCTGGCCCATGGCTATCATCGTGTCGCACTCCTCTCGGGCACCGCTGCCATCGGGGACGCGATGCTGATCGTGGCGCCGTCGACCTGCTATTGCCCGCCGGCCCTCGATGGCAACCGCCGCATCTGGGGTCCGACGGTACAGCTTTATGCCGTGCGCTCGCGCCGCAACTGGGGCATCGGTGACTTCACGGACCTCGCCAGCCTGGTTGAAGAGTTTGGCCAGCGAGGCGCCGGCATCATCGGCGTGAATCCGCTGCATGCGCTTTTCTCCGACAATCCTGCGCACGCCAGCCCTTACAGCCCGTCGAGTCGCCGGTTCCTCAATGCGCTGTACATCGATCCCGAGATCATTCCCGATTTCTCGGACTGCGAAGAAGCGAAGCGCCGCGTGTCCAGCCCGGCGTTCCAGCGCCGTCTGGCCGCACTGCGCTCGGTGAACTACGTTGACTATCCGGGCGTTGCCGCAGCCAAGCGCGAAGTTCTGGAGCTGCTGTATGAAAGCTTCCAGATCCGCCATCTTGCGCCTGGCAGCAAGCGCGGTCAGGCCTTCCGCGCGTACCAGAAGACGGGCGGACGGGCGCTACGGCTGCACGCGCTCTACGAAGTGCTGCAGGAGCACTTCCGCAGCACGGACTCGTCGATTTCCGGCTGGCCGCAATGGCCGGAAGCCTATCGCAATCCGGGAAGCCGAGCGGTGGCGCGCTTCGCAGGTGATCATCTGGAGCGCACCGAATTCTACGAATACCTGCAATGGAATGCCGCGCTGCAGTTCGAAGCCGCAGCGCGCCAGGCGCATGCCGTGGGAATGGGGATCGGGGTCTACGCCGACCTTGCCGTCTCGGTGGCACCCGACGGGGCAGAAGTGTGGGGGGGCCAGGACATCTATGCGCTCGGGGTATCGGTCGGTTGCCCGCCGGACCCGCTCGGCCCTACCGGCCAGGACTGGGGACTGCCTCCGCTCGTTCCGCACCGGCTTGCCGAGGCGGCGTACGAGCCGTTCGTTCAGCTGCTGCGGGCGAACATGGGGCAGCCAGGTGCCTTGCGCCTCGATCACGTGATGGGGTTGCGGCGACTGTTCTGGATTCCGCGCGGCGGCAAGGCTGCTGATGGCGCATACCTCGGCTATCCGTTCGAGGACCTGCTGGGAATCCTGGCCCTGGAAAGTCACCGCAACCGCTGCCTCGTCATCGGCGAGGACCTGGGCACGGTACCCGACGAGGTGCGCCATGCGATGGCGCGCGAACGCATTCTGTCGTACAAGGTGCTGATCTTCGAACGCGAGCACGGGGGCGATTTCAAGGCGCCGCAACGCTATGACGCACAGGCTCTGGTCGCGGCCACGACTCATGACCTGCCGACGCTGGCAGGTTTCTGGACGGCGCGCGACGTCACCCTGCGCGACGAGCTGGGTCTTTTCGCGAACGCCGGACAACGCGACGGCGAACTCTGGAACCGCAACCAGGACCGCCATCGCCTGCTCGCCGCTCTAGGGCGCGAAGGACTCGCACCGGAGGGTGTGAACCCGGAGGCGGCCGGGACGATGCCTGCGGGTCTGCCACAGGCCGTCCATGCCTATCTTTCGCGCACGCCGTGCAAGGTGCTCGTGGTGCAGGTGGAGGACATACAGGGCGTGGATACTCCGGTCAACATTCCGGGCACCTCGGAGCAGTATCCGAACTGGCGGCGGCGGCTGCCGACCGACCTCGAAGACATGCCGGGTAGCGAACCCTTCGAATCGATCACCCGCACGCTGCGGGAGGCGTACCGCCCTCAGTAACGCCTGTCCGAACGCGCGTCTCCAAGCCCTGCGCGGAAACTCAGACGGCCACCGGTGCTCCGGTGGCGGCGTGCTGCATCCATGCGTCGCTTTGCGCATGCGCGACGTCGGTCAGCGATCCGCTCGCCGAGAAGACGCGGCGCAGCCACGTGCTGTCATTGCTTCCCTCGAGCACGATGTCCCGCAACTGCAGGAGGGCGCGAGCCGTGCCGAGATCGGCAGCGTCCGGCATGAGCGAGCGCAGGGTTTCGACGATGTCGACTTTCAACGGGCGCTGCGTGCGGTCGGCGGCGTCGATCACCGCGGCCTCGAAACCGAAGCGGCAGGCAAGAAAGCGGTTGTAGCCGTACACCCGATACAGATCCACCGATGGTTGCACCGATCGCTCGCGCAGAAGATGGCTCGAGAGCGTCTGCGCATACGCTGCGAGCAATGCCGCCCGTTCGACCGTCAGCGGCGTATCGCACACACGGATCTCGATGGTGCCGTACTCCGGCTTGGGACGGATATCCCAGTAGAAGTCCTTCATGCTCTCGACGATGCCGAACCCCTGCATATCCTCGAAGTAGGTGTTGAACTCGCTCCAGGTCTCGACCAGAGGCATGTAGCCGCTCAACGGAAACGCGTTCACGACGTTGAGGCGCGACGACGCGAAGAGCGTATCCGCCCCCTGGTAAAAGGGCGACGAGGCAGCGAGCGCGATGAAGTGCGGGATGTAGCGCGACAGGCCATGCACCAGGTACATGGCGGCGTCGCCGTCCGGACAGCCGACGTGGATATGCTGACCAAATACCGTGAACTGCTTGGCGAGATAGCCGTACAGCTCGTGCAGGTGCTGATAGCGCGGGCGATCGAAGATGCGCTGGTCACTCCACTGCTGGAACGGATGCGCGCCGCCGCCGGCGATGCAGAGATTGAGGCGTTCCGCGGCCTGCCGCAGCACGTCACGAAGCGACAGGAGTTCTTCGAGCAGCGTGGTGTGCGTGCGGTGGATGCCGGTGCTGATCTCCACCATGCTCTCGGTGATCTCCGGCTTGACGTCTCCGCGATGCGGCATCTTGCCGACGAGCGCGAGCAGATCCGGCGCACCGCGTGTGAGATTGAAGTCGCGGCGATTGAGGATCTGCAGCTCGAGCTCGACGCCGAGGGTAAGCGGATCGGAGCGCTTAAACTGCAGGGCTGCCATAGCGCATCTCCGGGACATGTTCGGTTTCCCCGGCGCGTCGCAATGCATACTGCGCAGCAAGCGGACCGATCAGCTCCAGAATCACGGCCGCTGCCAGCACCACCGCGGAGAGTTTGGCCCCGAACTCCGGGTAGAGCTTGCCGGGACCCTGGGCAAGCATCAGCGCCAGCCCGGACATCGGGACCAGCGCCAGACTGAGAAGCCCGGCAGAACCCGGCCGCAGCCGCGACAACGGCGCGAAGAGCATCACGCCCGCAGACTTGCCGACGAATCGCGCCAGCACGTACATCGTGGCGACGAGGCCACCGGCGGCGAGCTGGTCCGGACGCAGTCCCGCGCCGAGGACGACAAACAGGACGACGTAGAAGATCTGCCCGGCATAGCCCGCGTTGATCGGCATCAGCCAGCGGCTGCGATCGAGGTTGCGTGCGATGATGCCGAATGTCAGCAACGTGACCAGCACCGAAAGCTTGAGCAGGTCCGAAAGCCCGACCGCGAGCACGAGCAGCGCGACGTGCATGGCGAACTGCAACTCCTCGCGCTTGCCCAGGATGCGCCCACCGAGAATCGCAAGCTGTGCGGCGCCGTAGCCGAGCAGCAGCGATCCCAGCAGCACGTAGGAAGGCTGTACGAGTGCGACGACAGCGCCCGCTTGGTACTCAATGTGCACGAACGCTGTCAGCAGCGTCACGGTGGTGAATGCGAGCACGCCATTGAGCGCCGTGAGGCACAGGGCGCGCTCCGTCACCTGGCCCTCCGCCTTCATCTCCTTCGCGACCAGAAGCACCACCGCCGGCGAGGTCGCCATGCCGATCGCCGCCGCGAAGGCAGCGAACAGGGGCGGGATGCCGAACCAGTGCAACACGGCGTACATACACGCGAAGGAGAGGCCGGACTCTGCCAGTCCCGCCACTGCCAGCCAGGGGTCGCGACGCAGCCAGCGCAGGTCGAGGCGCTGCCCGAGTTCGAACAGGACCAGCCCGATCGCGAAGTCCACGATGTCACCCGCCGCGTCGATGCTCCCGGGAGCGAGCCAGTCGAGGCCGAACGGACCGAGCAGCAGGCCGATGGCAACGTAACCTGTAATGCGCGGTAACGCGAGCGCGCGCCGGGAAATCTCGCCGCCGATCAACCCGGCAAGCAAAACCAACCCGAACGAAACGAGCGGACTTGCGACGGGCTCCAGAGCGGGCAGAAAATCTTGCAGTGCCATGCTCCGCCTCCGTGCGATAAGAGCCGCCGGCAAGGCGGAGCCGGGGACTCAGACGTGACTGATTCGCGCGCACCCCGGCGGGGCGAACCCGGGTGAAAGACGTGTTCGATTCGTACCTGGAGGATCGCTACGCAAATCCGCACCCCCCGCTACCCTCTATGCCAGTGTACCACCGGTAGATGGCACCACCAACGCGCAGATCAGCCTTCGCCGTGGCGCCACCGTCACTGCAACGCGCGCACCTCGCCGCCAGACTCTAGTCGCTCTCGGCGGAGTCGGCGGCTGGCGGGTCCCCCGCCTTGCGCTCCTTCTTCTCGAGCTTTTTCTTCAGCTTCTCTTCCTTTTTCTTCTTCTTGGCGAGATCCTTCTGCCGCTTTTCGTACTGGTAGTTGGGCTGTGCCAAGTTCTCTTCCCATCGACTTGAACCAGGACGATGTTACGGCTTCTTCACACAAAACCCAAGCCGTCTGTCCAGTCCGTTTACAGAAGCCGTTGTTTCTCCATACCTGGCGTGCGTCAGGTCACCAGATGCTGCGGCGTGCCCTTACGCCAGAGCTCGATGTTGTCAATCAGCTGATCGGCGAGAAACTGCATCGCACCATCGGATGCCCAGGCAACATGGGGCGTAAGGATGAAGTTCGGCAGGCGAAGATCGAGCAGAGGGTTCCCATCCTTGGGCGGCTCCTTCACCAGCACGTCGAAGCCGGCCCCCGCGATCCAGCCCTCCTTGAGCGCGCGCACGAGCGCGTCTTCCTGCACCAGTCCGCCGCGTGCAGTGTTGATCAGCAGCGCGGTGCGCTTCATCATTTTGAGTTCCTTCTCCCCGATCATGCCACGGCTCTCGGCAGTCATGGGACAGTGCAGGGTGACGATGTCGCTCTCCCGGAGCACCGTGTCCATCGGCGTGAACTCCACGTCGGGCGCCTTCGGCGGCGCATGGTCGGCGAAGAGGACTTTCATCCCGAAGCCGCGTGCGATCTTCGCCGTGCCCTGGCCGATCGCGCCTTCGCCGACGATGCCGATGGTCGCGTCACAGAGGTCACCGATCGGATAGTCGAAGAAGCAGAACTGATCGACCTCGCGCCAGCGCCCGCTCTCGACGGCCGCCCGGTACGCGAGCAGATTCCGGCGCAACGCAAGCACCATCGCGAAGACGTGCTCGGGAACGGTATGCACGGCGTAGTTCCGGATGTTGGCTACCGCCACCCCATTGGCCTTGCAGAACTGGACATCGATGATGTCGTACCCGGTCGCCGCTACGGCGATCATCTTGAGGTCAGGCAGGCGGCCGAGGAGTTCTCCACGTAACGGGACCTTGTTGGTGATGGCAACCGTTGCACCTTGCAGTCGCGCGAACACATCGTCCGGCGCGGTCGTCTCGTACTCCTCCCAGATGTGATCGAAGGCGGGGCGGCGGACGTTCGCCCGCAAAGTCGAGCGATCCAGAAAGACGACTTTATGCATTGTTGTCTCCAGGTTTTGTGGGGCCGCGATGAGGGCACCCGGGCGCCGTGCAGAGCCGCATCGGGAACGCGACGAGCGAGTATAAGCCCCGCCCCGATACCCTTGCCAGCCGGTCACACGCGCCGTGAAAGTCCGGCGCTCTGGTGGCTGCGAGCGCTCGTCTTGCAGGCGCTCGTGTGGACGGGAGTGGACTTGCGCAGAAAAGAGGAAACCGTCGGAACCCTGGCGAAGCCAAGGTCCAGGGCGTCACCGCATCGGCTTGCAGGAGCGGTAGAGGAAGACCTAGGAGAGGCGCGCGACGGCGAAAACTCCCATCGCACGCAAACTTGCTTCAGACGACTTACGTGATCCGACGGCGCGGCGCGTAGCGGACCTCGATCCAGCGCTTGATGCGATTTGCATCCGCGATCCGCGTGTAACGGCCAACCGCATCGAGCAGCACGATGATGTAGGGCTTCGCCGCGATCGTCGCCTGCATCACGAGGCAGCGTCCCGCCTCGGAGATGTATCCGGTCTTCTGCAGGCCGATGTCCCACTCGCCACTGCGGACGAGGCCGTTGGTGTTGTGAAAGAGCCGTTCCCGCCCTTCCGCGATCTCGACTTCGTACGACTCGGTGGTCGAAAACTCGCGGATGAGTTGATAGCGATAGCTCGTGCGGACGATCTGACCGAGATCACGAGCGGTCGACACGTTGCTGCTGCTCAACCCGGTAGGTTCGACGTAGTACGTATTGCGCGTGCCGATCGCTCGCGCCTTGCGGTTCATCGCGAGGACGAAAGTCGAGGTGCCGCCAGGATACGACCGACCGAGCGCCGCGGCTGCACTGTTCTCGGAAGCCATCAGCGCCAGTCGCAGCAGTTCGCGCCGTGTGAGGACGGCGCCGACGGGCAGGCGCGAGCGCGTCCCCTTCATGGCGTCGAGATCGTCCTCGGTGATCGCGATCGGTTCGTCGAGGGGAAGCTCGGCATCAAGCACCACCATCGCCGTCATCAGCTTGGTGATGGAAGCGATCGGCATGACCGAGCCGGGGTTCTTCTCGTACACCGACTGACCCTGCTCCAGATCGATGACCAGCGCTGCCGCGCTGCGCACGCTGAGATTCTCCGGGTCCTCGTCTTCAAAGACGGTCACGCGGCGCGCGCGGGGGGAGGCTTTCGTCGCGTACTTTACGTCCTTCGCAGCCAAAGCCGGACGGACGTTGCGCGCAGACGCAACCGAACCATTCTTCTTGCTCTGCCCGACGGCAAGAGCGCTCTTGTCCCCGGGTGCACCTCTGACAACGACCCCGGCGCTTGCCGGTTTGATCGTCGCGCGAACGCGCTTCTTGGTCTCCGGGGTCGCCGCATTGGCGCCTTGAACGAGGAGGAAGGCAATCAGAAATGAAACAACGCGGACCCAAGACATGTTATGCGCCTCATGCACCACTTATGAGAGCCAGAGTTCTTTTTTCCCACACCCGAGGAGCCCGGGAATCGGGTAGTCCTTGGCGCGAAACATAGCAAAATTCAGATGGTAAGGAAAGATTCTTGAAGTTCTTGTCAGGATAATCGCGGGACGCATGGACGCTTTAGCAAGAAGCCGGCCCGGAGTCTGACAAGCGGCGGGTGAACAGTATGCCGCCGCTTCAGGCAGGGACGGGGCGATCCTGACCGGCGAGTTCCCTGCCCTCCTCCGTGAACAGGGGAAACAGTAACGGCAG includes these proteins:
- a CDS encoding monovalent cation/H+ antiporter subunit A, with translation MNLLLALLLPLAVGPWLLPLAGRVGRVAAAWTAAALTATSLALVADLAPPVLAGETVIAHWRWFPQIGLSLSLRLDGLSLLFAGLILVIGLLIILYARYYLDANDSLGRLLGLLMLFMGAMLGIVVSENLLLLFVFWELTSLSSFLLVGYWHQRQDAREGARTAFAVTASGGLALLGGLLLLYRMTGTFELTQVLAANEVIAAHPLYIPMLLLVLLGAFTKSAQFPFHFWLPQAMAAPTPVSAYLHSATMVKAGVFLLARLYPALSGTDLFFWLVSGAGIVTLLFAAAVAIFQHDLKGLLAYSTISHLGLVMFLIGLESPLAAVAAVFHIVNHATFKASLFMAAGIIDHETGSRDMRKLNGLFKYMPITATLAMVAASAMAGVPLLNGFLSKEMFFGEAAGLSAETPLWWLFPVVATLAGACSVAYSVRFIHDVFFNGEPVGLAKEPHEPPRWMRVPVELLVATCLVVGLIPGQIMTPILTVAAQAVLGAPPPAFSLAIWHGLNAPLVMSIIALSLGSAMYFALQRGYNLHRIAEGSAIGRRVFNALIVRLITFSRELTSALANGSLQRYLVYFLVVALGAGMLPFVRHGYQTATEATAPLHGAFVVIWLLLVASTLATVAFQRERFVALITLGIAGLASALAFTSLSAPDLALTQLSVEVVSVILMLLALYLLPQDSPREASPLRHGRDLAIALAAGGGIAALVYAVLARPLQTLSWFYLDQSVPGGGGTNVVNVILVDFRGFDTFGEITVLAIASVVVYALLRTLRTDVPATGALPADEDRHPLMLRVASRAVLPFALLVAVYLFLRGHNRPGGGFVAGLVTAVALTVQYLASGIARTEHRLNIRFYRVAGVGLLTAGVTGIGSLFFGAPFLTSAHGHPRVPLLGEIPLASAALFDLGVFLTVVGAMVLSLTALSHVNRFRASQP
- a CDS encoding Na+/H+ antiporter subunit C produces the protein MTLLFASAIGILVAGGVYLLLRPRTFTVMIGLALLSYAVNLFLFAMGRLVSLQPPLISASAAGYADPLPQALVLTAIVINLGMTALLLALAVRARLATGSDHVDGVEPEETAAREQPSS
- the malQ gene encoding 4-alpha-glucanotransferase; protein product: MTESEALARLAACYGILPAYFDVAGHEHHASDTTRRGLLAAMGVAAEGDAAIRESLRAWTARQWQRVLPPAVVLRDRGEPLQLFLRLPARLFDSEITWRIVMEEGAQHEGQAIARELRLIEHVDDESGVFEIRALVLPSLAHGYHRVALLSGTAAIGDAMLIVAPSTCYCPPALDGNRRIWGPTVQLYAVRSRRNWGIGDFTDLASLVEEFGQRGAGIIGVNPLHALFSDNPAHASPYSPSSRRFLNALYIDPEIIPDFSDCEEAKRRVSSPAFQRRLAALRSVNYVDYPGVAAAKREVLELLYESFQIRHLAPGSKRGQAFRAYQKTGGRALRLHALYEVLQEHFRSTDSSISGWPQWPEAYRNPGSRAVARFAGDHLERTEFYEYLQWNAALQFEAAARQAHAVGMGIGVYADLAVSVAPDGAEVWGGQDIYALGVSVGCPPDPLGPTGQDWGLPPLVPHRLAEAAYEPFVQLLRANMGQPGALRLDHVMGLRRLFWIPRGGKAADGAYLGYPFEDLLGILALESHRNRCLVIGEDLGTVPDEVRHAMARERILSYKVLIFEREHGGDFKAPQRYDAQALVAATTHDLPTLAGFWTARDVTLRDELGLFANAGQRDGELWNRNQDRHRLLAALGREGLAPEGVNPEAAGTMPAGLPQAVHAYLSRTPCKVLVVQVEDIQGVDTPVNIPGTSEQYPNWRRRLPTDLEDMPGSEPFESITRTLREAYRPQ
- a CDS encoding K+/H+ antiporter subunit F, with the translated sequence MLSFAVSFAVGTTSLALAIALWRLLRGPDAPDRILALDTLYIDAMALLLAMGIGVGHDVGYTGALLIALMGFVSTVALARYLASGDIID
- a CDS encoding Na+/H+ antiporter subunit E — translated: MRWQRRHVLVFSLFVFWLLLAGDFSAGNLVLGAVLALGIERYARSFNPAPMRRVRLGGVPHLVAIVLWDVVVANVQVARRSLGPLAGLQTCWVVVPLDLTDRTAIALLGAIITTTPGTVTASLSPDQSHFLVHGLVVEDAQRLVRSIKLRYERPLKEIFEC
- a CDS encoding monovalent cation/H+ antiporter subunit D, encoding MSHLIVLPILLPLAFAATLLLVPANQAGIARTLGFLSCAALVGVALALFHMAAGGLYTVYPLGNWPAPFGIVLVLDRLAASMLLLTSLVALAAFLYALRGWDDRGPHFGALFQFQLMGVNGAFLTGDIFNLFVFFEVLLIASYGLLLHGGGHKRLRAGIHYVVLNLAGSALFLIALGLLYSVTGTLNLADLQLRYAAVSASDRALAETAALLLLVVFSLKAAAFPLGFWLSRAYGAASAPVAALFAIMTKIGIYAILRVHLSTFGSASPALDAWAELLLPAALFTIALGTFGALAARRLAELASYLTIASVGTLLVMVALATSDSIAAGLYYLVHSTFVTAALFLLAEVVGEQRGERHDALDPGPQVVQPTLLGSMFLVAAMAAAGLPPLSGFLGKTNVLLAAADAPAAVWIWVVILGGSAAALLALVRAGSVLFWKVDPPLATAVPAGTAFLRLFAMVILLAPLASLAVFAQFAWTQATATAEQITHPARYREAVLGTGYAGDAVRPYRISTQRSDGE
- a CDS encoding Na+/H+ antiporter subunit G; its protein translation is MMEFLVSCLLLVGGAFTLIGSIGLVRFPDFYSRLHGPSKATTLGVGAILIASLIYFNAHGEFGLKELLITFFVFLTAPVSAHLLCKAALKLRLKSTPPPPTSGALAPSQEDTSLP